The sequence GTATAGATTTTAACTTTCAGTTTTCTGTAGTTATGTTTATGTTATACCTGTTCGTACGTGAATCCCCCTGAGGCCATGGTGTACAGATTGAACTTAATTAAGTGCTCGTGTAATGTGACAAAAACAACGCGTTATCAATTTGCAGATATCCTGAATGAATTGTAAGACAGTTATGTGGGAAGCCCAGTGTTCGCAGAGCCAAGAAACACATCATGTAAAAGGATGCATTTGCAGGATAAGTAAGGCATCTTAAACTAGCTTGATGAGAGATCAAAATGGAATGGCAGCACAATTTCCAAGTTCTAATTCGAAAGACTTGTCTGTTTCCCTGAACATTACCACCGGGCCCACGGAGAACATCTCCAAGCTGCAAGATTCATATATCGTTAATTGAATGTGAGGAACTGGCTAGCATAAGCTCAAGGGCTTCGCCGGCTTGGAATTTAGTTCTGAGTCGGAGCTTTCTATAATCTTGGAAAGTGAAAGGGATATAGAGACGCGGGTGTTGGGAGTCAACGAGTTCTGGCGGGGCTTCCACTGCCGAGTCTTTCGGTCCCAGAAGGAAAGAAGCAATTGAAATTCGTACTGCTGCTTGCTTGCATTGGACTCTATGCTTCACATTGCAGAGTCTTCCATTGCTCCATGCCTTAATCAGGAGAAGCTCTTAATTAACCAAACATCACATATTAATTTCAAGTATTAAGGCTTGAAAgtaaacaaaaggaaaaaagggaATCACCGTAGCGACATCCCCAAGATTGACTAGGAGGGTTCCCGGCAGAGGATCAACAGCGACAAATGCACCAGATCTATCCATGACTTCAAGACCACCAACATCTTCATCATCTTGAAGTATAGTAAGGAACCCAGAATCAGTGTGTATCTGGACTCCAGAGGAGCCCACTGTCTCAGAAGTGAAATTGTACTTGTTAATCCTAAACTGGGAAGGCCATCCCTCGAACAAATCATTGCTCAGCAACCCCATACTTTGAGCCAACTTCCAAGCCAAATCCATGGACAGTTCATGAATTGCTTTAGCATAATTGGATATTACCTCCCTGCATCAATGAATCATGAATTTGGTACAATATCATGTTGCTGTGACAAATGTGAACATAGAAAAACATATCTATATGTAGATGATACAATGTTGTGGAAGACCTTTGATGAGGAGATGCATCCACCTGAGAGCAGAAGGTATGCACAGCTTGGGAGGAGCCGATGTCATAAAGACCCAAAGCCTCGTAAAGAGGATTCACGGGGCTGGGTGCCATGTACCCACTGCCTGCTATTACATCAGAGTTGCGAACCTTGACTTCCATGGGAAGGTCAAGCAGAGATCTGACTACCTTCTTCATCTCAGACATGAGAGCCGATGGGATGTTATGGTTCACCGCTCTGAAACATCCCCACTCCTCGCATGCTTTTCTGAGTCTTTCATATTCTCCTGGGAAATCTGATACGTCAATGGTTGGG comes from Ricinus communis isolate WT05 ecotype wild-type chromosome 5, ASM1957865v1, whole genome shotgun sequence and encodes:
- the LOC8258764 gene encoding 2-oxoglutarate-dependent dioxygenase DAO, yielding MEKTVVPTIDVSDFPGEYERLRKACEEWGCFRAVNHNIPSALMSEMKKVVRSLLDLPMEVKVRNSDVIAGSGYMAPSPVNPLYEALGLYDIGSSQAVHTFCSQVDASPHQREVISNYAKAIHELSMDLAWKLAQSMGLLSNDLFEGWPSQFRINKYNFTSETVGSSGVQIHTDSGFLTILQDDEDVGGLEVMDRSGAFVAVDPLPGTLLVNLGDVATAWSNGRLCNVKHRVQCKQAAVRISIASFLLGPKDSAVEAPPELVDSQHPRLYIPFTFQDYRKLRLRTKFQAGEALELMLASSSHSINDI